One part of the Alistipes onderdonkii genome encodes these proteins:
- a CDS encoding outer membrane beta-barrel protein, with product MKKLLFPVLALMLCIPTLSAQSKGDKYVGGIIGITTTSISIDGSSASQTTFGFAPEFGYFASDKLRIGGSIGYQLISANGETTHGLTAGPSLAYYVRLCDRFYYTPQLAVGFAFASTDGTSGYGFDAGLSLGAFEIRPSSHIGLSIGLLTLDYSYLSYSGTGVNGVSFQLGISPTVGFKYYF from the coding sequence ATGAAAAAACTTCTCTTTCCGGTTCTGGCCCTAATGCTATGTATTCCGACCCTCTCTGCCCAAAGCAAGGGAGACAAATATGTCGGCGGAATAATCGGAATAACGACGACGTCGATCAGCATCGACGGCTCCTCCGCATCGCAGACGACATTCGGATTTGCGCCCGAATTCGGTTATTTCGCATCCGACAAGCTGCGTATCGGCGGCTCGATCGGATACCAACTGATTTCGGCTAACGGCGAAACGACGCACGGGCTGACGGCAGGCCCCAGCCTTGCCTATTACGTCAGACTATGCGACCGCTTCTACTACACGCCGCAGCTGGCGGTGGGATTCGCGTTCGCATCGACGGACGGAACCAGCGGATACGGCTTCGATGCAGGGTTGTCGCTCGGAGCGTTCGAAATCAGGCCGTCGTCCCATATCGGATTGTCGATCGGTCTCCTGACATTGGACTACAGCTATCTGTCGTATTCGGGAACGGGTGTGAACGGGGTCTCTTTCCAGCTCGGAATCAGCCCGACGGTCGGTTTCAAATATTACTTTTAG
- a CDS encoding NAD(P)H-dependent flavin oxidoreductase produces the protein MKALKIGNLLAPVPIVQGGMGVGISLAGLASAVADQGGIGVISSAGLGVIYKDYSKDYRTASIWGLKQELKKAREATKGIVGVNVMVAMSNFADMVRTAIAEKADIIFSGAGLPLNLPSFLTEGAKTKLAPIVSSARAAKLLCQKWFAEYKYIPDAIVVEGPKAGGHLGYKEEQLVDEHYALESIVPEIVAEVHAFEAEHGCHIPVIAGGGIYTGEDIYRIMSLGAEGVQMGTRFVTTDECDADPAFKQSYLDATQQDIEIIKSPVGMPGRAIHSSFLDRVKEGLKRPRNCPFDCIKTCDVTHSPYCIMLALYNAFKGKLQNGYAFCGANAWRAEKIQSVCDLMASLKAEYDNFSLKGKLFGVK, from the coding sequence ATGAAAGCATTGAAAATCGGAAATTTGCTCGCTCCCGTCCCCATCGTGCAGGGCGGTATGGGCGTAGGCATATCGCTCGCAGGACTGGCTTCGGCCGTTGCCGACCAGGGCGGCATCGGCGTCATTTCGTCGGCCGGCCTGGGAGTGATTTACAAAGACTATTCGAAAGATTACCGTACGGCCTCGATCTGGGGTCTGAAACAGGAACTGAAAAAGGCCCGCGAGGCCACGAAAGGCATCGTCGGCGTGAACGTCATGGTCGCCATGTCCAATTTCGCCGACATGGTCAGAACCGCCATCGCCGAGAAGGCGGACATCATCTTCTCGGGCGCCGGGCTGCCGCTCAACCTGCCGTCGTTCCTTACCGAAGGAGCCAAAACCAAACTGGCACCCATCGTATCGTCGGCGCGCGCCGCGAAACTGCTGTGCCAGAAATGGTTTGCCGAATATAAGTACATTCCCGACGCCATCGTGGTCGAAGGCCCCAAGGCGGGCGGCCACCTCGGCTATAAGGAGGAGCAGCTTGTCGACGAGCACTATGCGCTCGAGAGCATCGTTCCCGAAATCGTCGCCGAAGTACATGCGTTCGAGGCCGAGCACGGCTGCCATATCCCCGTCATCGCCGGCGGCGGTATCTACACCGGCGAGGATATCTACCGCATCATGTCGCTGGGCGCCGAGGGCGTGCAGATGGGCACCCGCTTCGTCACGACCGACGAGTGCGATGCCGACCCGGCCTTCAAGCAGAGCTACCTCGACGCCACGCAGCAGGATATCGAGATCATCAAGAGCCCCGTGGGCATGCCGGGCCGGGCCATCCACAGCTCGTTCCTCGACCGGGTGAAGGAGGGCCTGAAACGCCCCCGAAACTGCCCGTTCGACTGCATCAAGACGTGCGACGTGACGCACAGCCCCTACTGCATCATGCTGGCGCTCTACAACGCCTTCAAGGGGAAATTGCAGAACGGCTATGCCTTCTGCGGCGCCAACGCATGGCGGGCCGAAAAGATCCAGTCGGTATGCGACCTGATGGCTTCGCTCAAGGCCGAGTATGACAATTTTTCGCTGAAAGGGAAACTCTTCGGCGTAAAATAA
- a CDS encoding aldose epimerase family protein: MVTIEQHVWGMTPEGEAIILYTMRNDKGAEVKISNFGAAIVSVTMPDREGRMADVVLGYKHPEGYFFDGAASGKSVGRCANRIASGRMTIEGKEYSLEVNNGPNHLHGGTKNFANRLWESRVETNRVVMSLLSEDGDQNYPGELNVEAVFDFDDDNALEITYLAKTDKTTVVNLTNHVYFNLAGDGSGSILDHELRLNSSKVLEMNDKQIPTGKLLDAAGTPQDFRQFRPFRPGIGSEFNHIRDFKGYDHPFVIDGWQPNILGEVGELREKSSGRCVKVLSSQPSVMVYTGNWLAGGCPETKTGGRYDDYDGVAIECQNYPDAVNHPDFPSPLLRPGELYCQKIVFRFGTF; the protein is encoded by the coding sequence ATGGTAACTATCGAACAACACGTATGGGGCATGACGCCCGAAGGAGAGGCGATCATCCTCTACACGATGCGCAACGACAAGGGCGCCGAAGTGAAGATCTCGAATTTCGGGGCGGCGATCGTCTCCGTGACGATGCCCGACCGCGAAGGCCGCATGGCCGACGTGGTGCTCGGTTACAAACACCCCGAAGGCTACTTCTTCGACGGGGCCGCCTCGGGCAAGAGCGTCGGCCGCTGTGCCAACCGCATCGCATCGGGACGCATGACCATCGAAGGCAAAGAATACTCGCTGGAGGTCAACAACGGCCCCAACCACCTGCACGGCGGCACGAAAAATTTCGCCAACCGTCTTTGGGAAAGCCGTGTCGAGACCAACCGCGTCGTCATGTCGCTCCTGTCGGAGGACGGCGACCAGAATTACCCCGGCGAGCTGAACGTCGAAGCCGTATTCGATTTCGACGACGACAATGCCCTGGAAATCACCTACCTCGCCAAGACGGACAAAACGACGGTCGTGAACCTCACGAACCACGTCTATTTCAATCTCGCGGGCGACGGAAGCGGTTCGATCCTCGACCACGAACTGCGCCTGAACAGCTCGAAGGTGCTCGAAATGAACGACAAGCAAATCCCGACCGGGAAATTACTCGACGCAGCGGGCACCCCGCAGGACTTCCGCCAATTCAGGCCCTTCCGCCCCGGCATCGGCTCGGAGTTCAACCACATCCGCGATTTCAAGGGGTACGACCATCCTTTCGTCATCGACGGGTGGCAGCCCAACATCCTGGGCGAGGTCGGCGAACTGCGCGAAAAAAGTTCGGGGCGCTGCGTAAAGGTACTTTCGTCGCAGCCCAGCGTGATGGTCTACACCGGCAACTGGCTCGCAGGCGGATGCCCCGAAACCAAGACCGGCGGACGTTACGACGACTACGACGGCGTGGCGATCGAATGCCAGAACTACCCCGACGCCGTGAACCACCCCGATTTCCCGTCGCCGCTGCTCAGACCCGGCGAACTCTATTGCCAGAAGATCGTCTTCCGGTTCGGCACCTTTTAG
- the gltX gene encoding glutamate--tRNA ligase, protein MARPVRVRFAPSPTGPLHIGGVRTALYNYLFARKMGGTMILRIEDTDSQRFVPGAEEYILESLEWCGIRIDEGVGAGGPHAPYRQSERREIYLKYALQLVEAGWAYYAFDTAEELDALRREAEGRGEAFAYNYTVREKLATSLALPAEEVRARIDRGDQWVIRFRMPENEVVEMDDLIRGHVEVNTSTLDDKVLYKSADALPTYHLANIVDDHLMEVSHVIRGEEWLPSLPLHYLLYKAFGWTATQPAFAHLPLLLKPTGGGKLSKRDGDKMGFPVFPLFWKSPTTGETAHGYREDGYFPEAFINMLALLGWNPGTEQEIFSMQELIDNFSLERVSKSGARFQPDKAKWFNAQYMHHKSDAELAALYQPILRGHGIEVADEVAGRAAGIMKERATFITDLWDLTSFFFVAPAEYEEKQTRKYWKGQNPEILRELRSVLAAIDDFSLENTERIIHGWIEQKGYGMGQVMNTLRLALVGAGKGPGMYDVTSFIGKEETLRRIDHILATLKPAE, encoded by the coding sequence ATGGCAAGACCCGTAAGAGTGCGCTTTGCACCGAGCCCCACGGGGCCGCTGCATATCGGCGGCGTCCGCACGGCCCTTTACAACTACCTATTCGCCCGCAAGATGGGCGGCACAATGATCCTCCGCATCGAGGACACCGACTCGCAGCGTTTCGTACCGGGCGCCGAAGAGTATATCCTCGAATCGCTCGAGTGGTGCGGCATCCGGATCGACGAAGGCGTCGGCGCGGGCGGCCCCCACGCCCCCTACCGCCAGAGCGAACGGCGTGAGATATACCTCAAATACGCCCTGCAGCTGGTCGAAGCCGGGTGGGCGTACTATGCGTTCGACACGGCCGAAGAGCTGGACGCCCTGCGCAGGGAGGCCGAAGGACGCGGCGAGGCATTCGCCTACAATTACACCGTGCGCGAAAAGCTGGCCACCTCGCTGGCGCTGCCCGCCGAAGAGGTCAGGGCGCGTATCGACCGCGGCGACCAGTGGGTGATCCGTTTCAGAATGCCTGAAAACGAAGTCGTCGAAATGGACGACCTGATCCGCGGCCACGTGGAGGTCAACACCTCGACGCTCGACGACAAGGTGCTCTACAAATCGGCCGACGCACTGCCCACCTACCACCTTGCCAACATCGTCGACGACCACCTGATGGAGGTCTCGCACGTCATCCGCGGCGAGGAGTGGCTTCCTTCGCTGCCGCTGCACTACCTGCTATACAAGGCATTCGGATGGACGGCGACGCAGCCCGCGTTCGCCCACCTGCCCCTGCTGCTCAAACCCACGGGCGGCGGCAAGCTCTCGAAACGCGACGGCGACAAGATGGGATTCCCCGTATTCCCGCTCTTCTGGAAATCCCCCACGACGGGCGAGACCGCGCACGGATACCGCGAGGATGGCTATTTCCCCGAGGCATTCATCAACATGCTGGCGCTGCTGGGGTGGAACCCCGGCACCGAACAGGAGATTTTCTCGATGCAGGAGCTGATCGACAATTTCTCGCTGGAACGCGTTTCCAAGTCGGGCGCACGCTTCCAGCCCGACAAGGCAAAATGGTTCAATGCACAGTACATGCACCATAAGAGCGACGCCGAACTGGCCGCGCTCTACCAGCCGATCCTGCGCGGGCACGGCATCGAGGTCGCGGACGAGGTCGCAGGCCGCGCCGCCGGCATCATGAAGGAGCGCGCCACGTTCATCACCGACCTGTGGGATCTGACGTCGTTCTTTTTCGTGGCCCCGGCCGAATACGAGGAGAAGCAGACCAGGAAATACTGGAAGGGGCAGAACCCTGAAATCCTGCGCGAACTGCGCAGCGTACTGGCCGCGATCGACGATTTCTCGCTGGAAAATACCGAGCGGATCATACACGGCTGGATCGAGCAGAAAGGCTACGGCATGGGGCAGGTGATGAACACGCTGCGCCTGGCCCTGGTCGGCGCCGGCAAGGGCCCCGGCATGTACGACGTGACGTCGTTCATCGGCAAGGAGGAGACCCTGCGCCGCATCGACCATATCCTGGCAACCTTAAAACCCGCAGAATAA
- the ychF gene encoding redox-regulated ATPase YchF, which translates to MALQCGIVGLPNVGKSTLFNCLSNAKAQAANFPFCTIEPNVGVITVPDQRLVKLAEIDNPKRVIPTTIEIVDIAGLVKGASKGEGLGNKFLANIRNTHAIIHVLRCFDNGNITHVDGSIDPVRDKGIIDTELQLKDLETVENRLAKTQKQATSGGDKNAKRAVELLLQYKAALEQGNSARTVELEKEDRKLVADLNLLTDKPVLYVCNVDEKSAVTGNAYTEAVKAAIAGEKAEMLVVAAATEADIAELESYEERQMFLEDLGLEESGVARLIKSAYKLLNLETFFTTGADESRAWTYVRGMKAPQTAGIIHTDFEKGFIRAEVIKYDDYVALGSEKACRDAGKIGIEGKEYVVQDGDIMHFLFNV; encoded by the coding sequence ATGGCTTTACAATGCGGCATCGTAGGTTTGCCCAACGTGGGTAAATCGACCCTTTTCAACTGCCTGTCCAATGCGAAGGCACAGGCGGCGAACTTTCCTTTCTGTACCATCGAGCCCAATGTGGGCGTCATCACGGTTCCCGACCAGCGGCTTGTCAAACTGGCGGAGATCGACAATCCCAAGCGGGTGATTCCGACCACGATCGAGATCGTGGACATCGCCGGGCTGGTGAAAGGGGCGTCGAAAGGCGAAGGGCTCGGCAACAAATTCCTGGCCAACATCCGCAACACGCACGCCATCATCCATGTATTGCGCTGCTTCGACAACGGCAACATCACCCATGTGGACGGGTCGATCGACCCCGTGCGCGACAAGGGCATCATCGACACGGAGTTGCAGCTCAAAGACCTCGAAACCGTCGAAAACCGCCTCGCCAAGACGCAGAAGCAGGCCACCTCGGGCGGCGACAAGAACGCCAAACGCGCCGTTGAGCTGCTCCTGCAATACAAAGCCGCACTCGAACAGGGCAACAGCGCCCGCACGGTGGAACTGGAGAAGGAAGACCGCAAGCTGGTCGCCGACCTCAACCTACTGACCGACAAACCGGTGCTCTACGTCTGCAACGTGGACGAGAAAAGCGCCGTGACGGGCAATGCCTATACCGAAGCGGTGAAGGCGGCCATCGCCGGCGAAAAAGCCGAAATGCTCGTCGTCGCAGCAGCGACGGAGGCCGACATCGCCGAACTGGAAAGCTACGAGGAGCGGCAGATGTTCCTCGAAGACCTCGGCCTTGAGGAATCGGGCGTGGCTCGCCTGATAAAATCGGCCTACAAATTGCTGAACCTCGAAACGTTCTTCACCACGGGCGCCGACGAGTCGCGGGCCTGGACATACGTGCGCGGCATGAAAGCCCCGCAGACGGCAGGTATCATCCACACCGACTTCGAAAAGGGATTCATCCGCGCCGAGGTCATCAAGTACGACGACTACGTGGCGCTGGGCTCGGAGAAAGCGTGCCGCGACGCCGGTAAAATAGGCATCGAGGGCAAGGAATACGTCGTGCAGGACGGCGACATCATGCACTTCCTGTTCAACGTCTGA
- a CDS encoding glycoside hydrolase family 97 protein produces MSLKPLFLFACTLCALPLMAQKNYTLTSPDGTLQATVAAGSDLRISLSADGETLLAPSPVSMTLGGGEVLGSNPKVTRARKNTADARIASPFYKKSSVRDHYNELELTMRGDYGLVVRLYDDGLAYRFTTRKKDGILVENEQVAYTFPGDYTAYAPYVGHKRLLDFEGQFRNSFENTYTRLPLTQLDPRKLIFLPVLVELPGGRKMVITEADLQGYPGLFLNNSTEAPVLKGVFAPYPKKEEQGGHNQLQMLVTEREPYIAATEGTRSFPWRVMAVSKDDSQLLDNDLVYRLAPASKIADTSWIKPGKVAWEWWNASNLYDVDFKAGINNETYKYYIWFASQHGIEYVILDEGWAVNKQADLMQVVPEIDLEELVEYGRERNVGIILWAGYYAFERDMERVVKHYADMGVKGFKVDFMDRDDQRMVDFLHRAAEVCAEHKMLLDFHGVFKPTGLNRTWPNVLNYEGVFGLEQLKWSAESTDMVKYDVTMPFIRMVAGPMDYTQGAMRNASRGNYRPVHSEPMSQGTRCRQLAEYVVFESPITMLCDSPSNYMKEPECFAFMASVPTVWDETMALTGSVGEYIAIARRSGDTWYIGAMTDWTPRELELDMSFIGNGNYDIESFADGINADRAARDFRKTVSELPQDRRLKIRMAPGGGYAARIYAR; encoded by the coding sequence ATGTCCTTAAAACCGCTATTCCTATTCGCATGCACCCTGTGCGCGCTGCCGCTCATGGCACAGAAAAACTACACGCTCACCTCGCCCGACGGCACGCTGCAGGCCACCGTCGCCGCCGGCTCCGACCTCCGGATCTCACTCTCGGCCGACGGCGAAACGCTGCTCGCCCCGTCGCCCGTCTCGATGACGCTCGGCGGCGGCGAAGTGCTGGGCAGCAACCCCAAAGTCACCAGGGCCAGGAAAAACACGGCCGACGCACGGATCGCCTCGCCGTTCTACAAGAAGAGCAGCGTCCGCGACCACTACAACGAACTCGAGCTTACGATGCGCGGCGATTACGGGCTGGTAGTCCGCCTTTACGACGACGGGCTGGCCTACCGTTTCACGACCCGGAAAAAGGACGGCATCCTGGTCGAGAACGAGCAGGTCGCCTATACCTTCCCGGGCGATTATACAGCGTACGCCCCCTATGTCGGACACAAGCGGCTGCTCGATTTCGAAGGGCAGTTCCGCAATTCGTTCGAGAACACCTACACCCGTCTCCCGCTGACGCAGCTCGACCCCCGCAAACTGATCTTCCTGCCCGTGCTGGTGGAACTTCCCGGCGGCCGCAAGATGGTCATCACCGAGGCCGACCTGCAGGGTTATCCGGGCCTCTTCCTCAACAACTCGACGGAGGCCCCCGTGCTGAAGGGCGTGTTCGCCCCCTATCCCAAAAAAGAGGAACAGGGCGGCCACAACCAGTTGCAGATGCTGGTCACGGAGCGCGAACCCTATATCGCCGCGACCGAAGGCACCCGGTCGTTCCCGTGGCGCGTAATGGCCGTATCGAAGGACGACAGCCAGCTGCTCGACAACGACCTGGTCTACCGCCTCGCCCCGGCCTCGAAGATCGCCGACACCTCGTGGATCAAACCCGGCAAAGTGGCCTGGGAGTGGTGGAACGCCTCGAACCTCTACGACGTCGATTTCAAGGCGGGCATCAACAACGAAACCTATAAGTATTATATCTGGTTCGCCTCGCAGCACGGGATCGAATACGTGATCCTCGACGAGGGATGGGCCGTGAACAAACAGGCAGACCTGATGCAGGTAGTGCCGGAGATCGACCTGGAAGAACTGGTCGAATACGGCCGCGAGCGCAATGTGGGCATCATCCTTTGGGCGGGCTACTACGCCTTCGAGCGCGACATGGAACGCGTCGTGAAACATTACGCCGACATGGGCGTCAAGGGTTTCAAGGTCGATTTCATGGATCGTGACGACCAACGGATGGTCGATTTCCTGCACCGCGCCGCCGAAGTCTGCGCCGAACATAAGATGCTGCTCGATTTCCACGGCGTATTCAAGCCCACGGGGCTCAACCGCACATGGCCCAACGTTCTCAATTACGAGGGCGTGTTCGGCCTCGAACAGCTGAAATGGTCGGCCGAATCGACCGACATGGTGAAATACGACGTCACGATGCCGTTCATCCGCATGGTCGCCGGGCCGATGGACTATACGCAGGGAGCCATGCGCAATGCCTCGCGCGGCAACTACCGCCCGGTGCACAGCGAACCCATGAGCCAGGGCACCCGCTGCCGCCAGCTGGCCGAGTACGTGGTCTTCGAGTCGCCGATCACGATGCTCTGCGATTCGCCGTCGAACTACATGAAGGAACCCGAGTGCTTCGCTTTCATGGCCTCAGTCCCGACCGTATGGGATGAAACGATGGCCCTCACGGGTTCGGTGGGCGAATATATCGCCATCGCCCGCCGCTCGGGCGACACGTGGTACATCGGCGCCATGACCGACTGGACACCCCGCGAACTGGAGCTGGATATGTCGTTCATCGGCAACGGCAACTACGACATCGAGAGTTTCGCCGACGGCATCAACGCCGACCGGGCAGCCCGCGACTTCAGGAAGACCGTATCGGAGCTGCCGCAGGATCGCAGGCTGAAGATCCGGATGGCCCCGGGCGGAGGCTATGCGGCCCGCATCTACGCACGATAA